A single genomic interval of Dysidea avara chromosome 8, odDysAvar1.4, whole genome shotgun sequence harbors:
- the LOC136264061 gene encoding uncharacterized protein, whose product MDYFPQLSFMLIVLLSTTVASTTDNTFLSTVTKRSSSPTKICTKDNGAESFYSSVDPLMIWVCKNAKWTPFELVASTGKSRALSAKSCKEVQEALSTDCARPPQSGVYWVLDRQIYCDMTTDGGGWTLVWQHTYMKYSPLYTKMFYYSDYYQPCVKDASYEGWCNVPNKASFNPTEQMIVAYHKGTIVFAYKGYFNRNIDYHWTGAILLDAKKVIDRCLVNNGVPTAPSVPVTGIFGLTFDKASPTNHYYNCNTYHRGSTLTSPAECRWHDCHIPSSISSTKYNTDMTMAIFVR is encoded by the exons ATGGATTACTTCCCACAACTCAGTTTCATGTTGATAGTACTATTAAG CACTACAGTGGCCTCAACAACTGATAATACTTTCTTGTCAACTGTTACTAAA CGTTCATCTTCTCCAACTAAAATTTGTACCAAAGACAATGGAGCAGAAAGTTTTTATAGTTCAGTTGATCCTTTGATGATTTGGGTATGCAAAAATGCAAAATGGACTCCATTTGA GTTGGTGGCATCCACAGGGAAATCTAGAGCACTTAGTGCTAAAAGTTGTAAAGAAGTACAAGAGGCATTGTCAACTGATTGTGCTAGACCACCTCAGAGTGGAGTGTACTGGGTTTTGGACAGACAA ATCTATTGTGACATGACAACTGATGGTGGAGGATGGACTCTTGTTTGGCAACACACTTATATGAAGTACAGTCCACTTTATACTAAGATGTTCTACTATTCTGATTATTATCAACCTTGTGTCAAAGATGCCAGTTATGAGGGATGGTGTAATGTACCTAACAAAGCTTCTTTCAATCCCACTGAACAAATGATAGTAGCATATCACAAAGGAACAATAGTGTTTGCTTATAAAGGTTATTTTAATCGTAACATAGATTACCACTGGACTGGAGCTATTCTACTTGATGCCAAGAAGGTGATAGATAGATGTTTAGTCAATAACGGAGTACCAACTGCTCCTAGTGTACCTGTGACTGGAATATTTGGTCTCACATTTGATAAAGCATCTCCCACCAACCACTATTATAACTGCAATACTTATCATCGAGGATCTACACTGACAAGTCCGGCTGAGTGTCGTTGGCATGATTGTCACATTCCATCTTCCATCAGTAGCACCAAATATAACACTGATATGACTATGGCAATTTTTGTTCGATAA